AGAGCTAAGGTTGCTGCCTTTATCTCCATAGCCGGTGCAGGAAAACCAGCCGATGAAATTCTGCAGGAGCAGCTCAAAACCAAACTTCCACCCCAGCTGATGGATGAGTCGAACAAGATTCTCGACAGCCTCAGAGCCGGCAAAACCGTTTCGAATGTAAGCCCCGCATTGGCTCCTCTTTATCGCCAAAGCGTACAGCCATATATGATTTCGTGGATAAAGTACAATCCCACACAGGAGATTGCCAAACTGAAAATCCCGGTTCTAATCATCCAAGGCACCACCGACATTCAGGTCTCAGTGGAGGATGCCAAGCTGCTATCGCAGGCAAAACCAGACGCCAAGTTGCTAATTATCGACAACATGAACCACGTGATGAAGGAGGCCACCGCCGACATTCAGCAAAACATGGCCACCTACAAAAATCCGGAACTGCCGTTGAAGTCGGGGTTGGTGGAGGATATTGCCAGCTTTATAGAAACAAAAAAATGATGGTTTGCAGAAAATATTTACAATTCCACATAAGGAATAAAAAGGCTAATCAATCCCTAATTGTTAAAGCACACTATTTAATGCACCGCTCATTGAATAGCTTTTCTGCAGGCTTCTGACCAAGTTGTTTATCCAAAAACGACCAGTCTAAACATGCTTTATCTACTTGATTAAGGTTATAGTAAACATAAGCTCTATCGTAATACGCATCAACGTATAGAGAATCAATGGATATACAATTAGAAAAAGACAAAACTGCCTTTTCTAACTCGCTACTATTCGCATAATTTACACCCTCCTTAAAATACTTATTCGACAACAGGATGTCGTTATAAGCAAGTTGTTTTGACTTTTTAAAAACAAAATTAGGATCAAATTTAAGTGCAAAGAGTTTGACACCAGCAGTTTTATGTGAAGCTTCGGAAATAAAGAAGGCAACCAAATCAACTTTATAGTATATCTTTCGATTAACTGGCCAAAGTTTCCATGAATTATTGTTTTTTATTATTTTCAAAATTTTAGCGACAACTTTATCTGGAATGTTTTTATTGTCAATGAGTCTTACATGATTACACACACCAAATGAATCCAGCATTGCCTCCATTCCTATATATCCATTGTAATTACGCGATCCGAAACGGGTATCAATCAGATATTGCCAAACTCCAGTATAAAATGGAAGAAATATTTTGCTCAACCGAACTACTGTATCATTTTCGTACTCAACCAACTTATTAGAAAAGATATAGTCGATGTAATTCTTCTCCTTTAGAAAGATAAACTTATTAACTTTATCATCAGGGCTTCCGTCGTCATTTACTAAGACAACCAAGCTCGTATCATTAACCGATTTCACTTTATAGAGATCAACATTGGTTTTAAGAATTGAATCCCCAATAAAGGAAAACGGAACCATCCATTGGTATGAATCATTATAATTAATACCAATATGACTATGAGAAATATGAAAAATAGTCTGGATAGTATCCATTCCATTTCTTTCAACATATCTACTGCCATCTTTCTTTTCAACTTTAACTCGAACCCAAGTATTATACAGTAATTTTTGCTTGGCCGTGGCGCAACCTGACAGCCATAATGCAATAAATATTAGGTATTTAAATATATTTGATTTCATTATTTAGCCATTAAATGATATTTTGATAATAAGAATGCAAAGCTTCGCTTCTTATATTTCAACAACATTAATATTAATACTAAATTAGAAAATACTTTCGAGTTTGGAACCAACTTTATCCAATATATTTTCCCTGGTTTCTACACCATGTCAAATGCTTGTAGAACACCCACAGCAGAAAAACATTCGACCCCGAATGAGGTCGCACATGCCTTCACAATACGCTTCCTACAAGCACGCCATCCCGCTTGGATTGAAACCGAAAAAAAACGGCCACACCTCCTACTCCATCTTCCCCTTAATGAATGCCACGTCGCGCTGCAGCTTATCGATGGCCTGCAGCACCTCCTCGCGCTCCACCTTACCCGCCGGAAGTTCATCGCTAATGTAGTGCACAAAGCGCCACATCTCCTTAACGTCGGACGCATTCACCTCGTAGGGCTTATACAAGGTGTTAAGCGAGATAAGGCGAAAGGCACCACTCTCCTCCAACCGGTTCTCCACCACCTTAAAGGCCACGCCATCGTCGAGGGTGAGCACCACAAAGGCTTCGCCGCTGCGGATGGTGGTCCAATCCTGCACAAA
Above is a genomic segment from Williamwhitmania sp. containing:
- a CDS encoding alpha/beta fold hydrolase; the protein is MKNLALTILLGLSSIGLFAQEKVDSTFTQSAITLKTSTGDIFGTLTMPNSPKLVPVVLIVPGSGPTDRDCNSPLGIHTNAYKMLAEGLAQRGIATLRFDKRGIGESKAAMTSESDLRFDTYINDVVGWISLLKTDKRFSKIIVLGHSEGSLLGMVAAERAKVAAFISIAGAGKPADEILQEQLKTKLPPQLMDESNKILDSLRAGKTVSNVSPALAPLYRQSVQPYMISWIKYNPTQEIAKLKIPVLIIQGTTDIQVSVEDAKLLSQAKPDAKLLIIDNMNHVMKEATADIQQNMATYKNPELPLKSGLVEDIASFIETKK